In Turicibacter sanguinis, a genomic segment contains:
- the rpsJ gene encoding 30S ribosomal protein S10, protein MAKQKIRIRLKAYDHRILDQSAEKIVESAKKTGAKVAGPIPLPTEKQVYTILRAVHKYKDSREQFEMRTHKRLIDIVEPTPQTVDSLMRLDLPSGVDIEIKL, encoded by the coding sequence ATGGCAAAACAAAAAATCAGAATTCGTTTAAAAGCTTATGATCACAGAATTTTAGATCAATCAGCAGAAAAAATCGTTGAAAGTGCTAAAAAAACAGGTGCTAAAGTAGCAGGTCCAATCCCTCTACCAACTGAAAAGCAAGTTTATACGATCTTACGTGCGGTACATAAGTACAAAGATTCTCGTGAGCAATTCGAAATGCGCACTCACAAACGTCTGATTGACATTGTTGAACCAACACCACAAACAGTTGATTCATTAATGCGTTTAGACTTACCATCTGGTGTAGACATCGAAATCAAATTATAA
- the rplC gene encoding 50S ribosomal protein L3, which produces MAKGILGRKIGMTQIFSEEGKLIPVTVVQATPNVVLQVKTNETDGYEAVQVGFETKREKLANKPEMGHVAKAETAPKRFIREFRNLDVAEYQVGQEIKVDTFAEGEIVDVTGKTKGKGFQGVIKRHGQSRGPMAHGSRYHRRPGSMGSIAANRVLKGKKLPGQTGGNIVTVQNLEIVKVDTERNVLLIKGNVPGAKKSLVMVRSAVKAK; this is translated from the coding sequence ATGGCCAAAGGAATCTTAGGTAGAAAAATTGGTATGACTCAAATTTTCTCTGAAGAAGGGAAATTAATCCCTGTAACTGTTGTTCAAGCAACACCTAACGTTGTTTTACAAGTTAAAACAAATGAAACTGACGGATACGAAGCTGTTCAAGTAGGTTTCGAAACTAAGCGTGAAAAATTAGCTAACAAACCTGAAATGGGACATGTTGCTAAAGCTGAAACAGCGCCTAAGCGCTTCATTCGTGAATTCCGTAACTTAGACGTAGCGGAATATCAAGTTGGTCAAGAGATCAAAGTTGACACTTTTGCTGAAGGTGAAATTGTTGACGTAACTGGGAAAACAAAAGGTAAAGGATTCCAAGGTGTTATTAAACGTCATGGACAATCTCGCGGACCTATGGCCCACGGTTCTCGTTACCATCGTCGCCCAGGTTCAATGGGATCGATTGCTGCTAACCGCGTTTTAAAAGGTAAAAAATTACCTGGACAAACTGGTGGAAACATCGTGACTGTTCAAAACCTTGAAATTGTTAAAGTTGATACAGAACGTAACGTTTTATTAATCAAAGGAAATGTACCAGGAGCTAAAAAATCTTTAGTTATGGTTCGTTCTGCTGTTAAAGCAAAATAA
- the rplD gene encoding 50S ribosomal protein L4 produces the protein MPQVALYNQQGAQVGEIVLNEAIFGIEPHKQAMFDAVIMQRASMRQGTHKTKTRTEVRGGGRKPWKQKGTGRARQGSIRAPQWRGGGIVFGPVPRSYAYKLNKKVRRLALKSALATKVVENEIVVLDQLVFEAPKTKQMINVLGALNVTSKALVVTAEENAAVELSTRNIPGVKVLTVSQLNVLDLLDATKLVITQDAVKKIEEVLA, from the coding sequence ATGCCACAAGTAGCATTATATAACCAACAAGGTGCTCAAGTTGGAGAAATCGTTTTAAACGAAGCAATCTTCGGTATTGAGCCTCATAAACAAGCAATGTTCGATGCTGTAATTATGCAACGTGCATCAATGCGTCAAGGAACTCACAAAACTAAAACTCGTACTGAGGTACGTGGTGGTGGACGTAAACCTTGGAAACAAAAAGGTACTGGACGTGCTCGTCAAGGATCTATTCGTGCACCTCAATGGCGTGGTGGAGGAATCGTATTCGGACCAGTTCCACGTAGCTATGCATATAAATTAAACAAAAAAGTTCGTCGCTTAGCTTTAAAATCTGCGTTAGCAACTAAAGTAGTTGAAAATGAAATCGTAGTTTTAGATCAATTAGTGTTCGAAGCTCCAAAAACAAAACAAATGATCAATGTTTTAGGTGCGTTAAATGTTACATCTAAAGCGTTAGTTGTTACTGCTGAGGAAAATGCTGCAGTTGAATTATCAACTCGTAACATCCCAGGTGTTAAAGTTTTAACAGTAAGCCAATTAAACGTATTAGATCTTTTAGATGCAACTAAGTTAGTTATTACTCAAGATGCAGTTAAAAAGATTGAGGAGGTGCTTGCATAA
- the rplW gene encoding 50S ribosomal protein L23, with product MKDARDIVKRPIITEKSYDLMNEGKFTFEVDKKANKIEVKQACEALFNVKVEKVNIVNVRPKKRRVGRYEGFKPSMKKAIVTLAEGQTIEKFEV from the coding sequence ATGAAAGATGCTAGAGATATCGTTAAGCGCCCAATTATCACTGAAAAATCTTATGATTTAATGAACGAAGGTAAATTCACTTTCGAAGTTGATAAAAAAGCAAACAAAATCGAAGTTAAACAAGCTTGTGAAGCTTTATTCAATGTAAAAGTTGAAAAAGTAAACATCGTTAACGTTCGTCCTAAAAAACGTCGCGTTGGACGTTATGAAGGATTCAAGCCTTCAATGAAAAAAGCTATTGTAACATTAGCTGAAGGACAAACTATCGAAAAGTTTGAAGTATAA
- the rplB gene encoding 50S ribosomal protein L2, translating into MPVKKYKPTTNGRRNMSVLSFDEITTNQPEKSLLAPLSKKAGRNNHGQITVRHHGGGHKRKYRIIDFKRTKDGIPGRVATIEYDPNRSANIALINYADGEKRYIIAPKGLKVGMQIESGANADIKVGNALPIMSIPVGTLIHNIELKPGKGGQLVRSAGTSAQILGREERYVLVRLASGEVRKVLGTCRATIGEVGNADHELVNIGKAGRTRWLGKRPTVRGSVMNPNDHPHGGGEGRTPIGRKSPVTPWGKPALGLKTRNKKKASSKLIVRGRNK; encoded by the coding sequence ATGCCTGTTAAAAAGTATAAACCAACCACTAATGGTCGTCGTAACATGTCAGTTTTATCATTTGACGAAATTACGACTAATCAACCAGAGAAATCATTATTAGCTCCTTTAAGCAAAAAAGCAGGGCGTAATAATCACGGTCAAATTACAGTGCGTCATCACGGTGGTGGACACAAACGTAAATACCGTATCATCGACTTTAAACGTACAAAAGACGGTATTCCAGGACGTGTTGCTACAATCGAATACGATCCAAACCGTTCAGCAAATATCGCATTAATCAACTATGCTGATGGGGAAAAACGATACATTATCGCTCCAAAAGGATTAAAAGTTGGAATGCAAATTGAATCTGGTGCTAATGCAGATATCAAAGTTGGTAATGCTTTACCAATCATGAGTATCCCAGTTGGTACATTAATTCATAATATCGAATTAAAACCTGGTAAAGGTGGACAATTAGTACGTTCAGCAGGGACTTCTGCCCAAATTTTAGGGCGTGAAGAGCGTTACGTATTAGTTCGTTTAGCTTCTGGTGAAGTTCGTAAAGTATTAGGAACTTGCCGTGCAACTATCGGTGAAGTAGGAAATGCTGACCACGAATTAGTTAACATCGGTAAAGCAGGTCGTACACGTTGGTTAGGTAAACGTCCAACTGTTCGCGGATCTGTAATGAACCCTAATGACCATCCACACGGTGGTGGGGAAGGACGTACTCCAATCGGACGTAAATCTCCAGTTACACCTTGGGGTAAACCAGCTCTTGGTTTAAAAACTCGTAATAAGAAAAAAGCATCAAGTAAATTAATTGTTCGCGGACGCAACAAATAA
- the rpsS gene encoding 30S ribosomal protein S19: protein MGRSLKKGPFCDDHLMKKVEAANANGDKKIIQTWSRRSTIFPQFVGHTIAVYDGRKHVPVYVTEDMVGHKLGEFAPTRTYKGHIKEDKKTRR, encoded by the coding sequence ATGGGACGTAGTTTAAAAAAGGGACCTTTCTGTGACGATCATTTAATGAAAAAAGTCGAAGCTGCTAATGCAAACGGAGACAAAAAAATCATTCAAACATGGTCACGTCGTTCAACAATTTTCCCACAGTTTGTAGGACATACAATCGCTGTTTATGATGGACGTAAACATGTTCCTGTATATGTAACAGAAGATATGGTAGGACACAAATTAGGTGAATTCGCACCAACTCGTACATATAAAGGACACATTAAAGAAGATAAAAAAACTAGACGTTAA
- the rplV gene encoding 50S ribosomal protein L22: MEAKAMARTVRIAPRKARLVIDLIRGKQVGEAYAILKHTPKAASPIVEKVLKSAIANAEHNLNLDINSLYVKEAYVNEGTTLKRFRPRAQGRASQINKRTSHITIVVAERK; the protein is encoded by the coding sequence ATGGAAGCTAAAGCTATGGCTAGAACAGTTCGCATCGCTCCTCGTAAAGCACGCTTAGTGATTGATTTAATTCGAGGAAAACAAGTTGGCGAAGCATATGCAATTTTAAAACACACTCCAAAAGCGGCATCTCCGATTGTGGAAAAAGTTTTAAAATCAGCTATCGCGAATGCTGAACACAATTTAAACTTAGATATTAATTCATTATATGTTAAAGAAGCATATGTGAATGAAGGAACAACATTAAAACGATTCCGTCCACGTGCACAAGGTCGTGCATCACAAATCAATAAAAGAACATCACATATCACTATCGTGGTTGCTGAAAGAAAATAA
- the rpsC gene encoding 30S ribosomal protein S3 has protein sequence MGQKVSPIGLRVGVIRDWDARWYANDKDFATLLHEDLKIRDFINNKFKKASVSRVEIERAKNRVNIIVHTAKPGMVIGRGGSEKDAAVAQLEKMTGKRVFIRIVEIKRPEVDAQLVANSIAEQLENRASFRRVQKVAIQRAIKFGAKGIKTQVSGRLGGADMARAEGYSEGNVPLHTLRADIDYATAEADTTYGKLGVKVWIYKGEVLPTKNRQVKEGK, from the coding sequence GTGGGTCAAAAAGTTAGTCCAATTGGTTTACGTGTTGGTGTAATCCGTGACTGGGATGCTCGTTGGTATGCAAATGATAAAGACTTTGCTACTTTATTACACGAGGATTTAAAAATCCGTGATTTCATTAATAACAAATTCAAAAAAGCTTCGGTATCACGCGTTGAAATTGAACGTGCTAAAAACCGTGTTAATATTATCGTTCATACGGCTAAACCAGGTATGGTAATCGGTCGTGGTGGATCAGAAAAAGATGCAGCAGTTGCTCAATTAGAAAAAATGACAGGTAAACGTGTTTTCATCCGTATCGTTGAAATCAAACGCCCTGAAGTTGATGCTCAATTAGTTGCAAACTCTATCGCAGAACAATTAGAAAATCGTGCTTCTTTCCGTCGTGTACAAAAAGTTGCAATCCAACGTGCTATTAAATTTGGTGCAAAAGGAATTAAAACTCAAGTTTCAGGACGTTTAGGTGGAGCAGATATGGCTCGTGCTGAAGGATATAGTGAAGGAAATGTTCCTTTACATACATTACGTGCTGATATCGATTACGCTACAGCTGAAGCAGATACAACATACGGTAAATTAGGTGTTAAAGTATGGATCTATAAAGGAGAAGTATTACCTACTAAAAACCGTCAAGTAAAGGAGGGTAAATAA
- the rplP gene encoding 50S ribosomal protein L16: protein MLVPKRTKYRRPHRLSYEGQAKGGTTVVFGEYGIQATTGAWVTNRQIEAARIAMTRYMKRNGRVWIKIFPHQAKTAKPLEVRMGSGKGAPDGWVAVVKPGKVMFEIGGVSEEIAREALRLASHKLPVQTKFVKRVDGGDSNEC, encoded by the coding sequence ATGTTAGTACCTAAACGTACGAAATATCGTCGCCCTCACCGTTTGTCATATGAAGGACAAGCAAAAGGTGGAACAACAGTAGTATTCGGTGAGTACGGAATTCAAGCTACAACTGGTGCTTGGGTAACTAACCGCCAAATCGAGGCAGCTCGTATTGCCATGACTCGTTACATGAAACGTAATGGTCGTGTATGGATTAAAATCTTCCCTCATCAAGCTAAAACTGCTAAACCATTAGAAGTCCGCATGGGATCAGGTAAAGGGGCACCAGACGGATGGGTAGCAGTAGTTAAACCAGGGAAAGTTATGTTTGAAATTGGTGGAGTATCTGAAGAGATCGCTCGCGAAGCATTACGTTTAGCTTCTCATAAATTACCAGTTCAAACTAAATTCGTAAAACGTGTAGACGGTGGTGATAGTAATGAATGCTAA
- the rpmC gene encoding 50S ribosomal protein L29: protein MNAKEIRNLTTTEIEAKINELKDELFNLRFQLATGQLENTGRIREVRKGIARMKTIISERENNK from the coding sequence ATGAATGCTAAGGAAATCCGTAATTTAACCACTACAGAAATCGAAGCTAAAATTAACGAATTAAAAGATGAGTTATTCAACCTTCGTTTCCAATTAGCTACAGGACAATTAGAAAACACTGGTCGTATTCGTGAAGTACGTAAAGGTATTGCACGTATGAAAACGATCATTAGCGAACGCGAAAATAACAAATAA
- the rpsQ gene encoding 30S ribosomal protein S17: MERTKKTFSGRVVSDKTDKTITVLIESYKVHPLYGKRVKYSKKYAAHDELNEAQVGDLVRIEECRPMSKTKKFRLVEIVEKAVII, translated from the coding sequence ATGGAACGTACTAAAAAAACTTTTTCTGGACGTGTAGTTTCAGATAAAACAGATAAAACAATTACAGTACTTATCGAATCTTACAAAGTACATCCTCTATACGGTAAACGAGTTAAATATTCAAAAAAATATGCAGCTCATGACGAATTAAATGAAGCACAAGTTGGAGATTTAGTTCGCATCGAAGAATGTCGTCCTATGTCAAAAACTAAAAAATTCCGTTTAGTTGAAATTGTTGAAAAAGCAGTTATTATTTAA